The Schistocerca cancellata isolate TAMUIC-IGC-003103 chromosome 4, iqSchCanc2.1, whole genome shotgun sequence genome contains a region encoding:
- the LOC126183286 gene encoding uncharacterized protein LOC126183286 isoform X3, with translation MTASSTESAGRLILVPSCSLCQQHLKSLQNCYEPQAHGFSSQKISFTAPWFSRHCPNNVFSLLFEFRIPICRKWAKKQKGS, from the exons ATGACTGCTTCAAGT ACTGAATCAGCTGGCAGGTTGATATTGGTTCCATCCTGCAGCTTATGTCAACAGCATTTAAAATCCTTGCAAAATTGCTACGAACCTCAAG CTCATGGCTTTTCGAGTCAGAAAATCTCATTCACTGCTCCTTGGTTTAGTAGGCATTGTCCTAATAATGTATTCAGCTTATTATTCGAATTCAGGATACCTATTTGTCGAAAATGGGCCAA